In Streptomyces sp. NBC_00878, a single window of DNA contains:
- a CDS encoding single-stranded DNA-binding protein produces MNETTVCVVGNVATRPVFRETATGASARFRLAVTQRYWDREKNAWTDGHTNFFTVWANRALATNVQASVSVGEPLVVRGRLKVRYEQRDGQSWTGADIEATAIGHDLARGTAAFRRVHKSETPSETPARPEPNWETEPTVRQQQEPALVT; encoded by the coding sequence ATGAACGAGACGACGGTGTGTGTGGTGGGGAACGTGGCGACGCGGCCGGTGTTCCGGGAGACGGCGACGGGCGCGTCGGCGAGGTTCCGGCTGGCGGTGACGCAGCGGTACTGGGACCGGGAGAAGAACGCCTGGACGGACGGGCACACCAACTTCTTCACGGTGTGGGCCAATCGGGCGCTCGCGACGAATGTGCAGGCGTCCGTCTCGGTGGGCGAGCCGCTCGTCGTGCGGGGGAGGCTGAAGGTCCGCTACGAACAGCGCGACGGGCAGTCGTGGACGGGCGCGGACATCGAGGCCACGGCGATCGGCCACGATCTGGCGCGCGGTACCGCGGCGTTCCGGAGGGTCCACAAGAGTGAGACGCCGTCGGAGACGCCGGCCCGGCCGGAGCCCAACTGGGAAACGGAGCCGACGGTTCGACAACAGCAGGAACCGGCTCTGGTGACGTGA
- a CDS encoding TQXA domain-containing protein: protein MLSSFSVLSAHGRGAARLAAAALVSGLVTVSVLTAVGTAAADELPLSQGGATATIGELKTSGIAVIHENGEDKQVSAGLFEMSVDNGGTLQTYCVDVHNPTQMDAKYQETPWSGTSLNGNPDAGRIRWILQNSYPQVNDLAALAAKAGASGLTEQDAAAGTQVAIWRYSDSVDVDAVDPQAEKLADYLQRNARNLAEPEASLALDPPAVSGRAGELLGPVTVHTNAGSVTVTPPADVTSGVRVVDKGGKEITSAVDGGQLFFDVPEDTADGSAALTVQASTTVPVGRAFASETRSQTQILAGSSESTVSATATANWAKTGAIPALSAEKNCAKGGVDITAANEGDEAFTFELMGVEHTIPAGASQTVTIPLQEDQAYDFTIKGPNGYEKRFKGVLDCQTQSSLGDQTAQTLNEPSPATAGGTGTGTTTVDLAETGASSSTPVIAGIAIALVVAGGAAVLFVRKKQAPEQD, encoded by the coding sequence GTGCTTTCTTCGTTCTCCGTGTTGTCCGCGCACGGGCGGGGTGCCGCCCGCCTCGCCGCGGCGGCTCTGGTGTCCGGCCTCGTCACCGTGAGCGTCCTGACCGCCGTGGGTACGGCCGCTGCCGATGAACTCCCCCTGAGCCAGGGGGGCGCGACCGCCACGATAGGTGAGCTCAAGACGTCCGGGATCGCGGTCATCCACGAGAACGGCGAGGACAAGCAGGTGTCCGCGGGGCTGTTCGAGATGTCCGTCGACAACGGCGGCACTCTGCAGACCTACTGCGTCGACGTCCACAACCCGACGCAGATGGACGCCAAGTACCAGGAGACGCCCTGGAGCGGCACGTCACTGAACGGCAACCCCGACGCGGGCCGGATCCGCTGGATCCTGCAGAACTCCTACCCGCAGGTGAACGACCTCGCCGCGCTGGCCGCGAAGGCGGGCGCGAGTGGTCTCACCGAGCAGGACGCGGCGGCCGGCACGCAGGTGGCGATCTGGCGGTACTCGGACAGTGTCGACGTGGACGCCGTCGACCCGCAGGCGGAGAAGCTCGCCGACTATCTGCAGCGCAACGCGCGGAACCTCGCGGAGCCCGAGGCCTCGCTGGCCCTGGACCCGCCCGCGGTCTCGGGGCGCGCCGGTGAGCTGCTCGGCCCGGTCACCGTGCACACCAACGCGGGCAGTGTGACGGTGACACCGCCCGCCGACGTGACGAGCGGAGTGAGGGTCGTCGACAAAGGCGGCAAGGAGATCACGTCCGCGGTCGACGGCGGCCAGTTGTTCTTCGACGTCCCCGAGGACACCGCGGACGGTTCGGCCGCGCTGACGGTGCAGGCCTCGACCACCGTGCCGGTCGGCCGGGCGTTCGCCTCCGAGACCAGGAGCCAGACCCAGATCCTCGCCGGCTCCAGCGAGTCGACGGTCTCGGCGACGGCTACCGCGAACTGGGCGAAGACCGGCGCGATTCCCGCGCTGTCGGCCGAGAAGAACTGCGCCAAGGGGGGTGTGGACATCACGGCGGCCAACGAGGGCGACGAGGCGTTCACCTTCGAGCTGATGGGCGTCGAGCACACGATCCCAGCAGGCGCGTCACAGACCGTGACGATCCCGCTGCAGGAGGACCAGGCGTACGACTTCACGATCAAGGGGCCGAACGGCTACGAGAAGCGGTTCAAGGGCGTACTCGACTGCCAGACGCAGAGCAGCCTCGGCGACCAGACGGCCCAGACGCTGAACGAGCCCAGCCCGGCCACGGCGGGCGGCACCGGCACCGGCACCACGACGGTCGACCTCGCCGAGACGGGCGCCTCAAGCTCCACCCCGGTGATTGCAGGCATCGCGATCGCCCTGGTCGTGGCCGGCGGCGCGGCGGTCCTCTTCGTCCGCAAGAAGCAGGCGCCCGAGCAGGACTGA
- the ettA gene encoding energy-dependent translational throttle protein EttA: MAEYIYTMRKTRKAHGDKVILDDVTLSFLPGAKIGVVGPNGAGKSTVLKIMAGLEQPSNGDAFLSPGYTVGMLLQEPPLDEAKTVLENVQDGAAEIMGKLKRFNEVAELMATDYSDALLDEMGKLQEDLDHANAWDLDTQLEQAMDALGCPPGDWPVTNLSGGERRRVALCKLLLEAPDLLLLDEPTNHLDAESVQWLEQHLAKYDGTVVAVTHDRYFLDNVAGWILELDRGRAIGYEGNYSVYLEKKQSRLKVEGQKDAKRAKRLKEELEWVRSNAKGRQAKSKARLSRYEEMAAEADKMRKLDFEEIQIPPGPRLGSVVVEVENLSKAFGEKVLIDDLSFTLPRNGIVGIIGPNGAGKTTLFKMIQGLEEPDSGSIKVGDTVKISYVDQSRENIDPKKSLWAVVSDELDYINVGQVEMPSRAYVSAFGFKGPDQQKPAGVLSGGERNRLNLALTLKQGGNLLLLDEPTNDLDVETLSSLENALLEFPGAAVVVSHDRWFLDRVATHILAYEGDSKWFWFEGNFESYEKNKVERLGPDAARPHRATYKKLTRG; encoded by the coding sequence TTGGCTGAGTACATTTACACCATGCGCAAGACGCGCAAGGCGCACGGCGACAAGGTGATTCTCGACGACGTCACCCTGAGCTTCCTGCCGGGAGCGAAGATCGGCGTCGTCGGTCCGAACGGTGCTGGTAAATCGACCGTGCTGAAGATCATGGCGGGGCTGGAGCAGCCGTCGAACGGTGACGCGTTCCTGTCGCCGGGCTACACCGTCGGCATGCTGCTGCAGGAGCCGCCGCTGGACGAGGCCAAGACGGTCCTGGAGAACGTGCAGGACGGCGCCGCCGAGATCATGGGCAAGCTCAAGCGCTTCAACGAGGTCGCCGAACTCATGGCGACCGACTACTCGGACGCGCTCCTGGACGAGATGGGCAAGCTCCAGGAGGACCTCGACCACGCCAACGCGTGGGACCTGGACACGCAGCTGGAGCAGGCCATGGACGCCCTCGGCTGCCCGCCCGGCGACTGGCCCGTCACCAACCTCTCCGGTGGTGAGCGCCGCCGCGTCGCACTCTGCAAGCTGCTCCTCGAAGCCCCCGACCTGCTACTCCTCGACGAGCCCACCAACCACCTGGACGCCGAGTCCGTGCAGTGGCTGGAGCAGCACCTCGCGAAGTACGACGGCACCGTCGTCGCCGTCACCCACGACCGGTACTTCCTCGACAACGTCGCGGGCTGGATCCTGGAGCTCGACCGCGGCCGCGCCATCGGCTACGAGGGCAACTACTCCGTCTACCTGGAGAAGAAGCAGTCCCGTCTCAAGGTGGAGGGCCAGAAGGACGCCAAGCGCGCCAAGCGGCTCAAGGAAGAGCTCGAGTGGGTGCGGTCCAACGCCAAGGGCCGGCAGGCCAAGTCCAAGGCGCGACTGTCCCGCTACGAGGAGATGGCCGCCGAGGCGGACAAGATGCGGAAGCTGGACTTCGAGGAGATCCAGATCCCGCCGGGCCCGCGGCTGGGCAGCGTCGTCGTCGAGGTGGAGAACCTCTCCAAGGCCTTCGGTGAGAAGGTCCTCATCGACGACCTCAGTTTCACGCTGCCGCGTAACGGCATCGTCGGCATCATCGGCCCCAACGGCGCCGGCAAGACCACTCTCTTCAAGATGATCCAGGGTCTCGAAGAGCCGGACTCCGGTTCGATCAAGGTCGGCGACACCGTCAAGATCTCGTACGTCGACCAGAGCCGCGAGAACATCGACCCGAAGAAGTCGCTGTGGGCCGTCGTCTCCGACGAACTGGACTACATCAACGTCGGGCAGGTCGAGATGCCGTCCCGCGCGTACGTCTCCGCCTTCGGGTTCAAGGGCCCGGACCAGCAGAAGCCGGCCGGCGTCCTCTCCGGTGGTGAGCGCAACCGCCTCAACCTCGCGCTCACCCTCAAGCAGGGCGGCAACCTGCTGCTCCTCGACGAGCCGACCAACGACCTGGACGTCGAGACCCTCTCCTCGCTGGAGAACGCGCTGCTCGAGTTCCCGGGTGCCGCGGTGGTCGTCTCCCACGACCGCTGGTTCCTGGACCGGGTGGCGACGCACATCCTCGCCTACGAGGGCGACTCCAAGTGGTTCTGGTTCGAGGGCAACTTCGAGTCGTACGAGAAGAACAAGGTCGAGCGGCTCGGACCGGACGCCGCGCGTCCGCAC
- a CDS encoding dynamin family protein produces MVTLDVRPQLLDALSALRDRVAAARFPLPLAGAPRARANRDELLAQLDDYLVPRLREPEAPLLAVIGGSTGAGKSTLVNSLVGRRVSEAGVLRPTTRTPVLVCHPEDHHWFSGMRVLPDLTRVWVPRQDSLDDPLLPDEDDGRVLRIETADTLPRGLALLDAPDIDSLVADNRVLAAELICSADIWVMVTTAARYADAVPWHLLRSAKDHDATLVTVLDRVPHQVVSEVSRQYGALLAKAGLGDVPRFTVPELPESAWGGGLLPATAVAPLLAWLTEQAEDAGSRQQAMARTAYGVLDSLKSRMPELAGAAAAQYAAAMRLTAAVDGAYDSEHARVRGRLQAGAVLAGDALKRWRSYPLDCTAGELLDALAESLASLLLCAVTAADERIDEAWRREPGAAAPGLTDRDPTAESAEHRIGMAVRRWRRIIEEHAEEEVRVLEKSVAPDPEVVAALVATALLGGRRARSAGEGLAERIGAHGALRLRDKGGRLLTDYLDRTLHIERERRLAPLDALDVHPQPQAELIAALSVLQKER; encoded by the coding sequence GTGGTGACCTTGGACGTACGGCCTCAGCTGCTCGACGCACTTTCCGCCCTGCGCGACCGTGTCGCCGCCGCACGCTTCCCGCTGCCCCTGGCGGGGGCTCCACGCGCGCGTGCCAACCGCGACGAACTGCTCGCGCAACTCGACGACTATCTCGTGCCCCGGTTGAGAGAACCCGAAGCACCCTTGCTCGCCGTGATCGGGGGATCGACCGGGGCGGGCAAGTCGACACTGGTCAACTCCCTTGTGGGGCGGCGGGTCAGTGAGGCCGGGGTACTGCGGCCCACGACGCGTACTCCGGTGCTCGTGTGCCACCCCGAGGACCATCACTGGTTCAGCGGCATGCGCGTACTGCCCGACCTCACGCGCGTGTGGGTGCCCCGACAGGACTCCCTGGACGATCCGCTGCTGCCGGACGAGGACGACGGGCGCGTGCTGCGCATCGAGACCGCAGACACCCTCCCGCGCGGGCTCGCCCTCCTGGACGCGCCCGACATCGACTCCCTGGTGGCCGACAACAGAGTGCTCGCCGCCGAACTGATCTGCTCCGCCGACATCTGGGTCATGGTCACTACGGCCGCCCGGTACGCCGACGCGGTGCCATGGCATCTGCTCCGTAGCGCCAAGGACCACGACGCCACCCTCGTCACGGTCCTCGACCGGGTGCCCCACCAGGTCGTGTCGGAGGTGTCGCGCCAGTACGGCGCGCTGCTCGCCAAGGCGGGACTCGGCGACGTGCCCCGCTTCACGGTGCCCGAGTTGCCCGAATCGGCATGGGGTGGGGGGCTGCTTCCGGCCACCGCGGTGGCGCCCCTGCTCGCCTGGCTCACGGAACAGGCCGAGGATGCCGGATCCCGGCAGCAGGCGATGGCACGCACGGCGTACGGAGTGCTCGACTCGCTCAAGTCACGGATGCCCGAGCTGGCCGGTGCGGCGGCCGCGCAGTACGCCGCCGCCATGCGGCTCACCGCGGCCGTCGACGGGGCGTACGACAGCGAGCACGCGCGCGTACGGGGCCGTTTGCAGGCCGGGGCCGTGCTCGCCGGGGACGCGCTCAAGCGGTGGCGCAGCTATCCGCTGGACTGCACCGCCGGCGAACTGCTCGACGCGCTCGCCGAGAGCCTGGCCTCATTGCTGTTGTGCGCCGTCACCGCCGCCGACGAGCGTATCGACGAGGCCTGGCGCCGCGAACCCGGTGCGGCAGCGCCGGGGCTGACGGACCGTGATCCGACGGCGGAGAGCGCCGAGCACCGCATCGGGATGGCCGTACGGCGTTGGCGGCGGATCATCGAGGAACACGCCGAGGAAGAAGTGCGCGTCCTTGAGAAGAGCGTCGCGCCGGATCCCGAGGTGGTGGCCGCGCTGGTCGCCACCGCGCTCCTGGGCGGCCGCCGGGCCCGGTCCGCGGGCGAAGGACTCGCCGAGCGGATCGGAGCCCATGGGGCCCTGCGCCTGCGCGACAAGGGCGGCCGGCTGCTCACCGACTACCTCGACAGAACCCTGCACATCGAACGGGAGCGGCGGCTCGCCCCGCTCGACGCACTCGACGTACACCCCCAACCCCAGGCCGAACTCATCGCCGCGCTGTCCGTACTGCAGAAGGAGAGGTGA
- a CDS encoding YfjP family GTPase: MTAVTDHTDHADHPGDDEGRVEGREDSGHARVEDDFVTDPTDPKGARKDVPKKDPGKKNVRTESRLFGLVRVETVMDAEPSATSGDKGGTDRTDGKGGKGGDGGVGGADGGAADAADAGVSWDDGLIARRVSATAEGQARPVKEVFVENRPPVVLPLVYEGSLRSRLDALRELVGLSRTRLDSRTLAEAGQVLDEAAARRRLSGQHTVVAIAGATGSGKSQLFNALAGVAISETGVRRPTTAAPIACSWSDGAASLIDRLGIPGRLRRRPLQSPEAEAQLRGLVLVDLPDHDSAAVQHREHVDRILALVDAVIWVVDPEKYADAVLHERYLRPMAGHAEVTFVVLNQIDRLPGEAAGQVLDDLRRLLDEDGIALGDYGEPGATVLALSALTGDGIVELREVLGHFVAERGAAARRISADVDAAAARLWPVYANRRSAGLTEEARDEFADRLADAVGATAAGEAAERAWRRNANRACGTPWLRMWRWYQDRREPPTGRLSLRVHADDEATARQRVEQAVRTVAEEAAGGLPVPWAQAVREAAVRGSQGLCEALDELAVRAGTPVGRPPRPGWWPIAVLAQAAMTILQVIGGVWLLGQVIGFMSPNLGVPVLLMVIGIVGGPGVEWACKLAARGPARRYGLEAERRLREAASGCGRARVLDPLASELLRYREVREQYLRVTGVGV, from the coding sequence GTGACCGCCGTCACGGACCACACGGATCACGCCGATCACCCCGGAGACGACGAGGGGCGTGTCGAGGGGCGTGAGGACAGTGGGCACGCGCGCGTGGAGGACGATTTCGTGACCGACCCCACCGACCCCAAGGGCGCGCGCAAAGACGTGCCCAAGAAGGACCCCGGCAAGAAAAATGTCCGCACGGAGAGTCGCCTTTTTGGGCTCGTGCGCGTGGAGACCGTCATGGACGCCGAGCCGTCCGCCACCAGCGGCGACAAGGGCGGTACTGACCGTACTGACGGCAAGGGCGGCAAGGGCGGCGACGGCGGCGTGGGAGGCGCGGACGGTGGGGCCGCGGACGCCGCGGATGCCGGTGTCTCCTGGGACGACGGGCTGATCGCACGCCGCGTGTCCGCTACGGCAGAGGGGCAGGCCAGGCCCGTGAAGGAGGTATTCGTGGAGAACAGGCCCCCTGTAGTGCTCCCACTCGTGTACGAAGGGTCGCTACGGTCCCGTCTCGACGCGCTGCGTGAACTGGTGGGGCTCTCGCGTACCCGGCTCGACAGCAGGACGCTCGCCGAGGCGGGACAGGTCCTGGACGAGGCCGCGGCGCGGCGCAGGCTCTCCGGGCAGCACACCGTCGTCGCCATCGCGGGCGCCACAGGAAGCGGCAAGTCGCAGCTCTTCAACGCGCTGGCCGGAGTGGCCATTTCGGAGACCGGGGTACGCAGGCCGACCACCGCCGCGCCCATCGCGTGCAGCTGGAGCGACGGCGCGGCGAGCCTCATCGACCGGCTCGGAATTCCCGGGCGGCTGCGACGGCGACCGCTGCAGAGCCCCGAGGCCGAGGCGCAGTTGCGCGGGCTCGTTCTGGTGGACCTGCCCGACCACGACTCCGCGGCCGTCCAGCACCGCGAACATGTGGACCGCATCCTGGCGCTCGTCGACGCCGTCATCTGGGTCGTCGACCCGGAGAAGTACGCCGACGCCGTGCTGCACGAACGCTATCTGCGGCCCATGGCGGGACACGCGGAGGTCACCTTCGTAGTCCTCAATCAGATCGACCGGCTGCCCGGAGAGGCCGCCGGCCAGGTCCTCGACGACCTCAGGCGACTGCTCGACGAGGACGGGATCGCACTCGGCGATTACGGAGAGCCGGGCGCGACCGTGCTCGCGCTGTCGGCCCTCACCGGGGACGGCATCGTTGAACTGCGCGAGGTGCTCGGGCACTTCGTGGCCGAGAGGGGGGCCGCGGCCCGCCGGATCTCGGCCGACGTGGACGCGGCGGCGGCCCGGCTGTGGCCCGTCTACGCGAACCGGCGGTCGGCCGGGCTCACCGAGGAGGCGCGCGACGAGTTCGCCGACCGGCTGGCGGACGCCGTCGGCGCGACGGCGGCGGGCGAGGCGGCCGAACGGGCGTGGCGGCGCAACGCCAACCGCGCGTGCGGCACGCCCTGGCTGCGGATGTGGCGCTGGTACCAGGACCGCCGCGAACCCCCGACCGGACGTCTCTCCCTACGAGTCCACGCCGACGACGAGGCCACGGCGCGCCAGCGCGTCGAACAGGCGGTCCGTACGGTCGCCGAGGAGGCGGCCGGAGGGTTGCCCGTGCCCTGGGCGCAGGCGGTGCGCGAGGCGGCGGTACGAGGGTCACAGGGGTTGTGCGAGGCGCTCGACGAGCTGGCCGTGCGAGCCGGTACGCCGGTTGGGCGGCCGCCGAGGCCCGGCTGGTGGCCGATCGCCGTACTGGCCCAGGCCGCCATGACGATCCTCCAGGTCATCGGCGGGGTCTGGCTGCTGGGGCAGGTCATCGGCTTCATGTCGCCGAACCTCGGGGTCCCAGTGCTGCTGATGGTGATCGGCATCGTGGGCGGCCCGGGCGTCGAATGGGCCTGCAAACTGGCGGCGCGCGGGCCTGCGCGGCGGTACGGGCTGGAGGCGGAACGGCGGTTGCGGGAGGCGGCGTCGGGGTGCGGCCGGGCACGGGTTCTCGATCCGCTGGCGTCGGAGCTGCTGCGGTATCGGGAGGTGAGGGAGCAGTACCTGCGGGTTACGGGGGTCGGTGTCTAG
- a CDS encoding GNAT family N-acetyltransferase yields MIPPEAKRKSGAAPISVRPLGEADLDRADEICRVAFGTFLGAPDPFGTVDYVRTRWAADPRAAFAATVEGEVVGSNFATNWGSVGFFGPLTVRPDLWDQGIGKRLMEPVIDCFDAWGNRHLGLFTFAHSPKHLELYRRYGFWPRFLTAIMKKQVTDGAAVPGRVLYGELPAAERPDALSRCRALTGAVYEGLSLEREIVAAHAQGLGDTILLHGAASDLDGLAVCHCGAGSEAGADVCFVKFGAVRPGPEAADRFERLLEACERLAAERGLEQLDAGMNLGRPDAYRRMIDRGFRTWLQGVTMHRPSESGYSHPDAYVIDDWR; encoded by the coding sequence ATGATCCCACCAGAAGCGAAGCGCAAGAGTGGCGCGGCCCCAATATCAGTCCGCCCGCTGGGTGAGGCGGACCTGGATCGGGCCGATGAGATCTGCAGGGTCGCTTTCGGGACGTTCCTGGGGGCCCCTGATCCTTTCGGGACCGTCGACTATGTCCGTACGCGTTGGGCGGCCGATCCGCGGGCGGCATTCGCGGCGACGGTCGAGGGCGAAGTAGTTGGATCGAACTTCGCCACCAACTGGGGCAGCGTCGGGTTCTTCGGACCGCTGACCGTGCGTCCAGATCTGTGGGACCAGGGCATCGGCAAGCGTCTGATGGAGCCGGTCATAGACTGCTTCGACGCCTGGGGGAACCGCCACCTCGGCTTGTTCACCTTCGCGCACAGTCCCAAGCATCTTGAGCTCTACCGCCGGTACGGTTTCTGGCCTCGATTCCTTACAGCCATCATGAAGAAACAGGTCACAGACGGTGCCGCAGTCCCCGGCCGGGTGCTCTATGGCGAACTGCCGGCTGCCGAGCGGCCTGACGCGCTGAGTCGCTGTCGCGCACTGACCGGAGCCGTGTACGAGGGCCTGAGCCTGGAACGCGAGATCGTGGCCGCGCACGCGCAGGGACTCGGTGACACCATCCTGCTCCATGGCGCTGCCTCCGATCTCGATGGCCTGGCCGTCTGCCACTGCGGAGCCGGGTCGGAGGCTGGCGCGGACGTGTGCTTCGTCAAATTCGGCGCCGTACGTCCTGGTCCGGAGGCCGCCGACCGGTTCGAGCGACTGCTCGAAGCGTGCGAGCGGCTGGCCGCCGAGCGCGGCCTGGAGCAGCTGGACGCCGGCATGAACCTGGGTCGCCCGGATGCCTACCGGCGCATGATCGACCGCGGTTTCCGCACATGGTTGCAGGGCGTGACCATGCACAGGCCCAGCGAATCCGGGTACAGCCACCCCGACGCGTATGTGATCGACGACTGGCGCTGA